The Deltaproteobacteria bacterium IMCC39524 DNA segment AAAAATAGGATGTTGCTGCGATAGCAACGATTGAAAAAATTCGAGTATTCTTGAACATCAAACAAAGGCCTACAGCCACAGCAATAGGAACCAGTTTCTCTATCATTTTGAGGCCTCCTTCTTGCTTGCCTTCTTCGTAGTGGTCTTGGTGGCTTTAGTAAGTTTGTTCAGTTCTTCTATGAAGGGTTTTGTATCCTTCTTCATGTATTGCCGCTTCTCACAGACGATCAATCCCTCTTTCTTCAGTGCCGCTCCAAGGAATCCTGTGTTGTTGATGCTCTGCCCACAGTAGACAGTCTTGAATACACTCAAGCTGAAGGGCTCTTTTGCTTCCTGGAGACACTTGAGTATGTCGTCCAGGGGAACCCAATGGTCACAGAAATGACCGGATCCTGTGTTCTCGGTGATACGGAACATGATGGTCTTGTTGTGGTACCCGAATTCATAGGCCAGTTCAGAGCGTACCGACAGAGAAGGGCATGTGCTTTTCCTCAAGATACGTATCTCTTCAGACATAGTTTTTCTCCTTTCATATAAGATGCTCATATATTCGTTGTCTCAGTTCTTCAGGTAGCCATGCTTCATCGGGGATCATGAACTCGATGGCAAATTCGTTATTTGTCAGGTACAAACAATGAAAAAGGCCGCCCTTCAGGACGACCCCTTCACATCGATTGATGATGTCCACCCATTCACCTTGTACCTCCAATAGCTCCAATGGCCTGTCCAGGTCAGTCTCTTCAACCTTAACGATATAGCCCTCCAATCCGTTAGGTTGTTTTAGTATTTTCATAGCGTCACCTCCTTAATCTGTGACAAAGGCAATAGCGCCCCTGCTGCTTCCCTGAGAATGTTACGTAGGAATGGATCCAACCACGGCTCATCTGGAACAATCACCGCGACAGTCCTTGAATCATCAAGCTGAAAAACCAACTCGAAAGTAACTTGAGCGCCATCAGCAAAAGCTGAGCAATATTCAAAATTTGGTAGCTCATCATCGAATAGTCCATCGACTCCAATCTCCTTTATGTGGGTTATGTCATCACCTTCCTGCATGACGACTATCCAGCCATCTATGTCTGCTTGGTATCCTTGGCTTCCGCAGAACTGAATTCCTCGGATATACGCTAGGGTGGGTATGGTGTCTTTGTGATCCAATACGTCTTGCAATGACTTGAGCCTTTTCATGTGTCCTCCTGAAAAAAGAAAAGGCCTGCCCCTTGAGAGGAACAGGCCATGTAGTGATATTATTGAAGCTATGAAGGGGTGCGCTTTATGAGAATGATGCTGATACTTCTTGGGGCTTCTGCTTTTGTCTATTTCGTGACAGGGATCAAGGGCAGGTTTACGGTGAGGAAAAGGATCTACTTCGCTATGGGAACCTACGTTGTTGTGTATTTGATAACCATGACTTTGGTCTTTCTCAGAGGGGATCTCTGATTACATCATTCTGCGTCTGTTTGACCTAACCACCGACAGCCCTATCAATGACTCCCGCCATGTTGTCAGTGGAAGTCTGCAAACTATCATCCGCCATATGGGCATATCTCTGAGTCCTGCTGAAGTCATTGTGACTTATCTGGATGATGATGTGTTCTTGTACTTCGGGGTTATAGCCATTATCCATGAATTGTAGTGACCGTATGATGACTACTTCGGGGGTGGTGCCCCGAAGGCTCAGGGTTTGTTGTATGGATGTGAGCCTGACCATGTGATCCTCCTGAAAAAAGAAAAAGGCCCACCCCGATATGGGATGAGCCGATTGTGAATTGCTCTGTGACTGTTATGCTTTGTCTTGGCTAGAGGAAAGGATGATCCCGTGTATGGGAAAGGGGGGAAGGATGCATGATATCGTTCGCTGGTTGATAGGTGTTGAGGCTACAGCCTCCAACTTATATGCAAAAGCGGCAGTAGTTTTCCGTGAAGATGATGATTTTTCCCGGTTTTTATCAATAATGTCTGTTGAAGAAAAGGAGCACGAACAACTGCTTCAGAAAGCAAGTGCCTCCATCTCAGACATAAAAATGAAGAAGGCTAGCTTTTCCCTCGATGGAGTTTTCCGTAGGAAAATAGAGGCCCCTTTTACTCGTGCCTGGCAACTTTTGAGATCGGGTGAATTAACCAAGGAAACGATGGTGGACATACTTGCGGAGGCAGAATTTTCTGAATGGAATGAAGTCTTTCTTTACGCCATAGACACTTTGAATGCTGCGGATGTTGAATTTCAGAAGGCCGTATCAGAAGTTGACCAACATAGGATAAACATCCAGCAATACATTTCATCGCTACCTGATGGGGAAAGCCTTGTCCAAAGGGCCAAAAGAATATCCCAGCCTGACAGTAAACGTGTTTTGATAGTTGAAGACAATCACTCAGTTGCACGCATGCTTGAGGCCTTGGCTGTAGATGATGTTGAAGTGGTTATCGCCAGAAACGGGGAAGAGGGTATCTCTCGCATTCAGCAGGGACGCTTCGACTTGATTGTCTCGGACATAGAAATGCCGAAAATGAACGGTATCGAAATGTACATACAAGCTTTGGAAGTAGACCCCACTTTGTGTAGCAGGTTCATCTTCTTCACCGGCACTGACAAACAGGAGCATTTAGATTTTGTCAGGGCCACGAATACTTTTATGTTACCAAAACCATCTCCGGTGAGAGTGATATGTGACATGATGAATGACGTTCTAGACTCAACTACAGTTCCACAGGGCTCTACTTTCCATTGAAAATAAATGTAGGGGTTACCCGTCCACTACCCTATCAATGACTCCCGCCATGTTGTCCGTGGCTGTCTGCAAACTGTCATCAGCCATATGGGCATACCTCTGCGTCATCGAAACGTCACTGTGACCCAATAGCTTGCTGACATCGTAGAGACTCGCCCCTCCTTGTAAAGCCAACGTAGCAAAGCTGTGTCTCAGGTCGTGCACTCTCAGACCGCTAATCCCGGCTGCGTCACAAGCCTTTCCGAATGGTGTCCTCAGGTCATATATGTACGGCCTCTTGGTCCCCTGTTTAGTCGGGAACAGATACTCACTTTCCTCGGTGCGTGGTGAGTTGCTTTTGTTCTTCTTTAGTTCTTTGATCACCGCTATGGCCCTGTCGTTAAGTATGATCGACCGAGACTTACCATTCTTTGTGTCAGGCAGAAACAGCCTCTTCTCATTCAGCTTCAGTTGGTCGTATCGTAATGATGTGATCTCTCCTCTTCGTCCTCCAGTGAAAAGAAGTAGCTTGATGGCCGCTTTGGATAGTCCGTCTTCCAAGTCATCTAGAGCCTTCAAGAATCTCGGCAACTCCTCCTTGGTTAGGTAGCGTTCTCTGTGAGGCTTCTCCTTGAACCGATCCAGGCCAGTTGCGGGTGACTTTTCGAGCAGGCCCCACTTGACGGCCAGGTTGAACATCCTCTTCAGCAGGGTCGCATAGTGATTGGCCGTTGTTGATGACGTTCTTTCTTTCTGTTGTGTCAGGAACGTTGATATGTCTCTTGCCGTAATCGATGACAACCGATACTTCCCAAAAGCGGGGATGATCTGCCCTTCAAGTTTATAGACGTCCTCTTGCCATGTCTTCTTGTGTTGCTTTGCGTGGGGAATGTAGAAGTCTGCAACGAAAACT contains these protein-coding regions:
- a CDS encoding response regulator, with the protein product MHDIVRWLIGVEATASNLYAKAAVVFREDDDFSRFLSIMSVEEKEHEQLLQKASASISDIKMKKASFSLDGVFRRKIEAPFTRAWQLLRSGELTKETMVDILAEAEFSEWNEVFLYAIDTLNAADVEFQKAVSEVDQHRINIQQYISSLPDGESLVQRAKRISQPDSKRVLIVEDNHSVARMLEALAVDDVEVVIARNGEEGISRIQQGRFDLIVSDIEMPKMNGIEMYIQALEVDPTLCSRFIFFTGTDKQEHLDFVRATNTFMLPKPSPVRVICDMMNDVLDSTTVPQGSTFH
- a CDS encoding tyrosine-type recombinase/integrase produces the protein MSSKRFPFTKRAIEAISPHDPDSKSREAEYSDAECIGLKLRVSKGGRKFFQHRYRYMGRKKCLTIGEFPHVTIQDARQRVSEHKSLLSRQIDPSDERSQKTNDLTFSVFVADFYIPHAKQHKKTWQEDVYKLEGQIIPAFGKYRLSSITARDISTFLTQQKERTSSTTANHYATLLKRMFNLAVKWGLLEKSPATGLDRFKEKPHRERYLTKEELPRFLKALDDLEDGLSKAAIKLLLFTGGRRGEITSLRYDQLKLNEKRLFLPDTKNGKSRSIILNDRAIAVIKELKKNKSNSPRTEESEYLFPTKQGTKRPYIYDLRTPFGKACDAAGISGLRVHDLRHSFATLALQGGASLYDVSKLLGHSDVSMTQRYAHMADDSLQTATDNMAGVIDRVVDG